DNA from Nitrospina gracilis Nb-211:
AAAAAAGAGTCGCCGCTGTTCGACGACGTCGATCCCCATCCTTATTTTTACTTCGTGCACTCGTATTACGTGCAACCGGACAATCCCGACACCGTGGTCACCACCACCGAGTATGGACGCGAGTTCGTCTCCGGCATCGAGCACGAAAACATCCACGCCTTCCAGTTCCATCCCGAAAAGAGCCAGAAGACCGGCTTGAAGCTGCTGGAGAAGTTCGCCCGGCTGAACTGAGCTTCCATGTTCCGGACCGACTACGCGCGCGGTGTGTTGTTCGCACTGACCACCGCCGTGCTGTGGGGCCTCTTGCCGGTGGCCATGCAGATCGCGCTTGCCGATTTTTCTCCCGGCTCCATCGTCTGGTTCCGCTTCACGTTTGCGTTCTTCGCGTTGTGGCTGTTCTTGCGCGTAAAAGGACGCCCGCCGGAGCGGATCTTCCGGAAGCCGCCACTGTTCAGCCTCCTCGCCGGGTTGTGCCTGTCGGGAAACTATTATTATTTCCTGCGTGGCATCAGCGCCAGTTCCCCGTCCAATGCGGCAATACTGATCCAGACCGCTCCGGTTCTCGTCGTGTTGATCGGAGTTGCTGTTTTCAGGGAACGGTTCTCCCGTCCGCAAGCGGGTGGACTGGCCATCGCGGCTATTGGCTTCTTCCTGTTCTTCCGCGACCAGCATGCCCACGCGTTGGACGTGAACCTCTATAACACCGCCAATGGATATGTGCTGATCGCCGGGGTGTTGTGGGCGGCGTACATGACGTTTCAGAAATCGCTGGCGCCAGACCACGAAGCCCAGCAGTTGAACCTGCTGGTTTATGGCGTCGCATCGCTGGTTTTATTGAGTGCGGTGAGTTGGAACGATTACCCGAAAGCGGAGTGGGGGGCGTGGGCACTCATGCTGTTTCTCGGTATGAACACCCTGCTGGCGTACGGGTTTCTGGCGGAAGCCATCAAACACATCCCGTTGTGGCTGATCAGCGTGATCGTCACGCTCAATCCCTTCATCACGCTGGTGGTGATGAAACTGCTGCCGCTGGTCTTGCCGGGAGTGGTGGAGCCGGAACGGATCGGGGCGCTGGGTTACCTGGGAGCGGCGACGGCGATCGGCGGGGTGGTCCTGGTCATCCGGAAGAGATGAGTGAGGGGAGAGCGCCGCCCGCGGCGGAGAGCAGGACTGCGGACTCAGCTCTTGAAATCGCCTTTCATGGCCTTGCGGATTTCTCGGTCGGATTCGCGCTTCTTGATGGACTCCCGTTTGTCGTGCTGTTTTTTGCCCTTGGCGATGGCCAGCTCGACCTTGGCGATGCCGTTTTTGAAATAGATCTTGAGCGGGATCAGGCTGTATCCCTTTTCGTTGCTCGCGCCGATGAGGCGGTTGATCTCCTTGCGGTGCAAAAGCAGTTTGCGTTTGCGCATGGGATCGTGGTTGAACTGCGTTGCGGGAGTGTACGGGCTGATGTGGCAGTGGTGCAGGTACACCTCGTTCCGCTCCACCCAGGCGTAGCTGTCCACCAAGTTGGCGCGCCCGTCCCGCAGGGACTTCACCTCCGTCCCCATCAGGGCGATGCCCGCCTCCATCGTGTCCTCGATGAAATAATCGTGGCGGGCTTTCTTGTTTTGACAGACAATCTTGATATCCGACATGATAGAAACCGTTATTCGGCTTGGGTGACGCGCACTGGAGTGCCGACCGTCACCTTCAGCTTTTGGGCGGCGTTGCCTTCCCGGTGGAAAATTTCCAGTGCATTCCAACTGTTGATGATGATGCCCACCGCATCTTCCGGCGCTTCCGAGTAACTGGAGACGGGCCCCTGCAATGTGCGGCGGCCGATTTGTACCTCCAGGCTCTCCGGGCGTTCGAACACGCCTTCCAGCAGGCCCGCGTCGATGTTGGTCATCAGGTTGCCGAAGTGATCGACGTAAATAACCTGTCCCGCGATGCTGGTTCCGTCGAACTTGGGCAAAGGCAGATCCAGCATCACCGGATCGGCAATCTTTCGCCCGAATGCGCGCAGGGTTTTTCCCCGCGCCAACCATGCGGACACGGGGGAAAAAATGTCTCGCCCGTGAAACGTGGTCGAGATGTCTTTTAAAAAATATTTCTCCGTGGTCAGCTCGTAGCAGTTGGCCTGCGAGTCGATCACGGAAGTGAACACGCCGTTGTCGGGGCCGACGAACCAGTAGCCGTAGCTCCGGATACCAATGGGGCGGCGCACGCCGCCGACACCAGGGTCCACCACCACCACATGCACCGTCCCTTTCGGGAAATAAGGGTACGCCGTTTTCACCACCAGCGCCGCCTGTAAAATATTCTGCGGCTGGATCTGATGTGTGAGGTCGACAAGCTGTACATCGGGCGCGATGTTGAGGATCACACCCTTCATGATGCCGACGTACGGATCATTCAGGCCGAAATCTGTGGTGAGCGTGATTACAGGACGCATCCCGAAACCTGTTGGCCGGATGCGTCTTTGATGCGGACCGGCACGATCCGGTTCATCAAGGCATCGCCGCCGTTCAGCAAAACCGGGATGAAATGTTCGGAATGACCCCGCAGGCGGCCGGTCGCCGGGTCGCGGCTGGTTTCGACCAGCACGTTGGCGGTCCCCCCTTCCAGCGACTGGCGGAAAGCGAGGGCCTTGTCGCGTCCCAGTTCGGTGAGCCTGCGGTTGCGTTCTTTTTTCTCCGCCTTGGGCACATCGTTTTTCATGGCGAATGCCGTCGTTCCCTTGCGCGGCGAGTAGGTGAACACGTGCAGGTAGCTGAAGGGCAGGTCCCGCACCAATTTGTACGTGTTTTCAAACATGGCCTGCGTCTCGCCGGGAAATCCCACGATGATGTCGGCGCCCAGCCCGAGGTTTGGCATGCGCGCCGCCGCGCGTTCCACCACGTCGCGGTAGTGCGCCGAGTTGTAATTGCGCTTCATGGCGGCCAGCACCGTGTCGTCGCCGCTTTGCAGTGGAATGTGAAAGTGCGGGCAGATGTTGCTGCGCTCCGCCATCAGGTCGATCAGCCGGTCGTCGATCTCCATGGGATTGATACTGCTGATGCGCAGGCGGAAATCGCCGGGCAGGTCCGCGATCTCCTCCACCAGGGACGAAAACGTCTCCGGCGTTTCCTTGTCCATGCCATAGGTGCCGAGGTTGATGCCCGTCAGCGTGATTTCCTTGAATCCCGCGTCGATCGAACAGCGTACGTTGTTCAGAATGTTTTCGCGGTCGTCGCTGATGGAGCGGCCACGCGCCCGCGCCACGGTGCAGAACGTGCACGCCTCGTCGCATCCGGTCTGCACCTTGATGAAGGCCTTCGATTTGCCGCCGAATTCCGTCACCGGAATGGTCTTGAAATCCCAGCTTTTGGTGATGTCCGTCATCACCACGTCGGGGTCACCGAATTCGTCTTCGCTTTGCAGGTGGTCCAGCCGCTTGCGGATGGCCTCGGCGATGTCCAGCTTGTTGGCGTTGCCCAGCAGGACGTCCAGCCCGGCGATCTGGCCGGCTTCTTTCGGATTGTTCTGCGCATAGCATCCGGTGAAGACGACCATCGCGTCCTCATTGATGGAGAGCGAGCGCTTCACCGCCTGCCGGGAGGAGGCATCGCTTTTGGCCGTGACCGTACAGGAGTTGACGATGTAGATGTCCGCTGGATCGTCCGGTTCGAC
Protein-coding regions in this window:
- a CDS encoding SAM hydrolase/SAM-dependent halogenase family protein, which produces MRPVITLTTDFGLNDPYVGIMKGVILNIAPDVQLVDLTHQIQPQNILQAALVVKTAYPYFPKGTVHVVVVDPGVGGVRRPIGIRSYGYWFVGPDNGVFTSVIDSQANCYELTTEKYFLKDISTTFHGRDIFSPVSAWLARGKTLRAFGRKIADPVMLDLPLPKFDGTSIAGQVIYVDHFGNLMTNIDAGLLEGVFERPESLEVQIGRRTLQGPVSSYSEAPEDAVGIIINSWNALEIFHREGNAAQKLKVTVGTPVRVTQAE
- a CDS encoding DMT family transporter, which codes for MFRTDYARGVLFALTTAVLWGLLPVAMQIALADFSPGSIVWFRFTFAFFALWLFLRVKGRPPERIFRKPPLFSLLAGLCLSGNYYYFLRGISASSPSNAAILIQTAPVLVVLIGVAVFRERFSRPQAGGLAIAAIGFFLFFRDQHAHALDVNLYNTANGYVLIAGVLWAAYMTFQKSLAPDHEAQQLNLLVYGVASLVLLSAVSWNDYPKAEWGAWALMLFLGMNTLLAYGFLAEAIKHIPLWLISVIVTLNPFITLVVMKLLPLVLPGVVEPERIGALGYLGAATAIGGVVLVIRKR
- the smpB gene encoding SsrA-binding protein SmpB → MSDIKIVCQNKKARHDYFIEDTMEAGIALMGTEVKSLRDGRANLVDSYAWVERNEVYLHHCHISPYTPATQFNHDPMRKRKLLLHRKEINRLIGASNEKGYSLIPLKIYFKNGIAKVELAIAKGKKQHDKRESIKKRESDREIRKAMKGDFKS
- the mtaB gene encoding tRNA (N(6)-L-threonylcarbamoyladenosine(37)-C(2))-methylthiotransferase MtaB, giving the protein MPKLLKIMKVAFNTLGCRTNQNDTAEMQTLLENEGFTIVEPDDPADIYIVNSCTVTAKSDASSRQAVKRSLSINEDAMVVFTGCYAQNNPKEAGQIAGLDVLLGNANKLDIAEAIRKRLDHLQSEDEFGDPDVVMTDITKSWDFKTIPVTEFGGKSKAFIKVQTGCDEACTFCTVARARGRSISDDRENILNNVRCSIDAGFKEITLTGINLGTYGMDKETPETFSSLVEEIADLPGDFRLRISSINPMEIDDRLIDLMAERSNICPHFHIPLQSGDDTVLAAMKRNYNSAHYRDVVERAAARMPNLGLGADIIVGFPGETQAMFENTYKLVRDLPFSYLHVFTYSPRKGTTAFAMKNDVPKAEKKERNRRLTELGRDKALAFRQSLEGGTANVLVETSRDPATGRLRGHSEHFIPVLLNGGDALMNRIVPVRIKDASGQQVSGCVL